GTTACAATCTGAAGAGGCTCGCGGTTCTAGATCCCCCAAATTTGTGTCTCTCCTAGGGAGAGGTGTGTCCAAATGGACTGAATTTTCCATTTCTAAACACTTACAAACTACAAAACCTATCAAAAAGCACCTGTTTTTTTCGAACTCAAAAGTTTTACATCCTGAAACTTCTGAATCTCTTTGGTTCTAAACAGCCTCATATTTGGAGCTATTTGCTCCGTCAGAGATGAAGCTGTAGGCCTTGTAATGCCAGCTGTAAATACAGAAGCAATGCTTGTGCATCTTGAGCACATTTCCATGAAGATTCCTGAAGGAAGGCATGCATTTATTGTGCTGGATAGAGCTGCTTGGCATACAACAAAGCGACTTAAAAGGTTTAGCAACATAAGCCTTCTACCGCTTCCTCCGGTTTCGCCAGAGTTGAATCCAACAGAACAAGTATGGCAAACGCTTCGAGATGAACATCTAGCGAATCGCTGTTATGAAGATTATGATGCGATTACAATGGCCTGCTGCGATGCATGGAATGCATTTGTTGATACTCCAACCAGAGTGAGAAGGCTCTGCTCAAGACCGTGGGCTATTTTATGACGTTATTTTTTACGAATGGTATTATACCAAGGAAGCTCTCTCTATCCATAAAGAGTCGATGGATCTGATCCGAAAAAGCAAGAGATTCTTAGAATCAATCAAGGATTAAAATCACATATAAAAAAATCTCTTCTTAATGCACTATTGATTTATAATAAATCAATTATAGCCTTCTCTTTTATTTTCTTTGCTTATATAATATCCCCCGATTGAACTAAAATTCAAAAGGATCCATCGTGGAGATTTCCGTTTCTAGACGACACTTTCCAAACCCGAATCCGACGTTTCCTAAGCCTCTTAAAGACCAAACGCTAAAAAGTGTTCGAAGATATTACTGCAATTTATCTTCCGAAGGCTTAAAGTGTTATATCCAAAACCACTTAATACGGATTTCTGAGCTTCGAAGAAGAATTTGCGAGCTAATTTGCCGCTCTAAATTTTTTGAGGCAGGAAATCAGGGAGGAAATGCCCCTCCTGTCTTTCAAGGGTTTTTAAACCATCCCTCAGAGGTCAAGTCACTTGTTCACGAACAATCTTATCGTTTAATTCCTCGTTTTGATTCGGATGCAGCGCTTTATGAGTATCTTTTTACATTGTACACCATTCATGAGGGATCAGACCGGGGGCTTGGAGCATTGCAAGACCTTTTAAAGCAAAACCTCGTATCAACTCAAAAGAGGTTGATAGACATTTTGAGAAAAGAAGGCCATAGATTCACTCAAAACGCTCAATTGAGTGACCCCGATAACCCCTATGCTTCTTACCTTCCTTCATTCCTCTCTACCCGTTTATTTACGCAGTGCTCTGCTGCTCTTCAAGACATTTATAGGAGTCTCCTTGCCGTTGAATGGATGGAAAAAGAGAATACACTCATTGCACAATATCGAGAAAGTGCTAGTAAATACGACTACGTCTTCTCCCCCTATTGGCTCTTCAATGAGTATTCATGCTCTCCCTACCTAAGGCTCCAAGACAACTCCGATCATTTACCGAGGTTAGAAAGAGAGGTCTCTATGCTGATTTCTTCTTCTTATTTCTTTCAATATGGGGAGCAACAAGATGACAAGCATTTCCAAGACTTTTTTCAATCGTTTATTGCTCATTTAAGAGGAGTAGAGTCTATTGTTCAACGCGCTGCCGATTATTTTGTTAAGCACTACCCTAGGTACAGAGACACTTCTTTCTCAGAAGGTCCCCACCTCCAGTTGATTAAAGATCTTAACTCTATTCTAGAAACTAACCAAGGACTCAAGCGCCGTTTTTTAGAAGTCCTAAGAAAAGAAAAAAGAACACTTAAAAAAAGCATTGAATTTCCTACCCATCACTCTGTTGCCCAAACTTTCATCCCAGGGCCAAAATTTACTGATGTGGACATTTCTCCTCATCACTCTTTCCCCGTTTATCTCGTCAAGCATCTGCTAGGATGGGGGCCAAGGTATGCACAAATCTTACAAGACATTTTCACAAAACTTCTCGTCATGACTTGGTTTGAGGAAGATTCCAAAGAGCTGAATGTCTACTTAGGCCTTAAAGAGCCAGTCTCTGATGCTTTACCAGAAGTTCCTCCCGCCTTTATCTTTCAAGAGAAAATCTACGGCCTAAGGTCGACAAAACCTGATGGCACCTGTGGTCTTCATGCCCTGCTCGGAGAGCTTAATGAGGGTGAGTATGTCTGTCTTGAAGACCCTCGCGGATCTTTTATTCAGAAGATACGAGAAAATTTTCAAGATGCAAGGGTCAAAGGAGCGATTCTAGAAATTCTTTTAGGTTACCTCAATGCCCAAGAAGACCCCTCTTCACAAATGCTTTTTGAAAGCCCCGAAGGAAACAGACTCAATCAAGCCTTTCTAGAGATCAGAAACCGCTTCCAAACACAAGTGAAAGCGCTCAAAGAGGAAGAAGCCAGGCTATGGCTTCAAGAAATGCCTTCAATCAGAGAAAAAGTCTTAGAAGAAGCCAAAAAGTCGGCGCAGTACGCAGAAATGGAAGAGGAAGTCATTCTAAATGCTCTTCGAACAAATAAGCTCAAACTCTTAAGTCTAATTTCCCCTGAAAGGGCGCCCTTTTCGAGACTCCTTGGCTCAGAAAAAAAGGGGCAAATTGTATCAAAAGCTTTGGAGCAACAGGAAGCTTTGGAGAGATGGTCAGATGCTGAGGCCCATTTTCTCACCAATCAGCTGTATCCTCATTACTTAATAGCTCTTGCCTCTGGAGAGTTTTTTCTCAATACCCAAGAAGTCGCCCTTGCCGCTCTTCTTTTCCATAAAAAGACCCAAGTCGTTCATGCAGGGGGAGAAACAGCCACAGAAATGGTTTTTCCAGAAGTGGAGGGAGAACCAACCATCATTTACCACGAAGGATGTCACTTCTCTAGATGCACCCCCTGCACCCAACAAGAAACCTCGATCTTAACAGATCTGGAAAAGCTCAGAAGAGTAAATCAAAAGAACCAAGATGCTTTTGATTACTGCCAAGCAAAATCCCTTGCAGACAAACAAAGAAGAAAAGACCTGTATCTCCTTCAAAGATACCGCAGCTCCCTTAAAGAAGAAGCTGCACAATTCGTTGTATCTGGAGGGCTCTCGATATTTACAGGAACCCCTCTTCCCATCATCATGCAACTGTCTAGAACCACGATTAACACTGCAGGGTCTTATATCGATCCTCTGGGAGAATCGCAAGAGGTACAAGTTCTAAAACTCCTTGGGAACTCAGGGTTTGTCCGCCTTTTGGGGGGCAATATGCTTCAAATTGGGACATCATTAACCGTAGATCTTGTATCACTCGCAACACGTCCTAAAGAACTAAGTCGAGGAGAATCCACCATAAGAAGCTTTGGGATGGCCGCACTAAAAGGAATTGGAACGTTAGACGAAAAGAAATTTGTCCAGCAGATCCTAGGAGCCCTCGTCTCAGAAGCAAGCCAAACAATTATCCCTGAGGCTCAAGAAAGTGATATATGGGAACAAAGACTTGTAAGAGCTCTTTTTACCAACGCAGATATACAAGGAGCCTTTGTCGACCACATGGTCGAAGGAATGCTCAAAAAGGAATCCAAACCAAAAGTTAGCGAGTCCCTAGATCCTGAAGAGCAAGCCAAATATCCCCAGCAAGTTCTGCCAAAAGATGGCGAAAAACAAGAAACACCACTCCCTAACCCTGAAATTCAACGTCTGCTTGATGACGCTGTCCTTGAACATTCCAAAGAAGATGCCATCTACAAAGATAAGCAGCTTGGGACAAAGGAAGCCAAAGAACATCGAGACGATAAGCACCAAAGCTGGGATAAGAAATGGAAACATGGAACTCGAAAAGAAGAAGCCGAAGCTTGGAAAAAATATGAAGGTGCTAAAACAAAGGTTGCGGATGCCGAGGCAGTCGAAAGTAAGCATAAAGCGATTGTCGATGGCCTAGTCATTCAAATAGAAGCTCTTAAGGAAAAATTATACACCCCTATAGCTGAGAAAGCCTCTAAAGAACCACAAGGTCAAAACACAGAAAAAAGCCTCTCCCAAAAAAATACTCCTTTATCAACGATTCCAGATCGCTCCCACCTTTTAGATTCTCAACCAAGTCCTGTTGGCCTAAGAATTGAAGTGGTGGCAGAAAAAGAATCCACCGGTCATGGAGGATATAATGTGATCTATCATTTGATCCTGCATCATGAAGGGCATGCACCCAAAGATATCGGGAAGTTTACAAGCAAGAGTAAGGCCTTAGGGGCTGCAGAAGCTCTTAACTCCCTTTCTAGACAAATCGACACCCAAAACCAAGAAAGCTATCGCCTGCAGGCCCAACATGAAGCTTTAGGGCTTAACCCTAAAGAGCTCCCTACAACGCTTCACTTTAAGCAGATGTACTTTGAAATCGAAGCTTCCAAAGAAAAAGTCAAACTCTACTTGGACGGACAAAAAGTCTTTGAAACAAAAGATGCAGGAAAAGCCTTAGACATTCTTAAGCAAAAAGGAGCCCAGCAAATCCGCCAAAATAGTGAACTCCTAGGAACTTACAAAAATATTGTCGGAGACAGAGCCCCTGTGCACATTGAAGCGCCTAAAGGGCACCTTGCAGCTCCCATCAACTCTAAAGATAGCAAATATCATCACCTCTCCTACGTAGATGCTCAAGGAAAAACCCAAACCCTAGGCAAATATCAAAAAGGAGATGACGCCAAACTTGTTGCAAGTGGATGGGCACACTTTCAAGTGACAACCCTCAGCCAAGAAACCCAGATGTTCGATGCTCAAAAAAAGCTTGCCTCCCAAGGCATTCCCATCGAAGAGATTCCTCAAAGGCCCTCTCTTGAAACCCCCGTTATCAATGGGACCAATAGCGATAAGAGTTTTGGAAAAATCCAAGCTTCAAGAGTGCGCAATGAAAAAACTGTTCAAGCCTACCTCCGAAATCTTGAAGGACTTGCAAAAGACCCCCTAAGTCCACAAAGACTCACCCCCTCTGAGATCCAATCTCTTAAAACAGACATAATGCCCAAAATCAAAGATCCGAAAGAGCATGGCTTTTTTTACAAGGCCTATAGAAAGCCGGGACAAAAGCTCACTGAATTTAAGAATTGGACCGACGAAAAAGGGATCCAAGTCAGCGGCGGCGAAATCGGAAGAGTTTCTTTTGACCTTTATCAAACCAAAGAGCCTCGATCCACATCTTATGACCCTGGAAACTACGGCATCCCACAAAGCCCAGCCCCAATACAATCCTCTGAGTCGACCTGGCAAGACACTCAAGCCCACCAAACCCGGCAGATCTTCGAAATGAATATGGCTTATCAATCTCCCTCCCAATCGACAAGCGCCCCCCTTGACTACTCCTGGATGGTTCCTGAAGGGCTGGCTTCAAACTACCAGCTGCCCTCCACAGACCTCAGCTCCCTTGGACGAAACTCTTCTCCCTCGATGTCTCCACAAGTTCCTCAAGGACCGCTGCAACTCGCAGGCCTGGTTCCCTGCATCCCCGGAGGAGCGCAATCAGATCCAGTCCAAAAACTTCTTGTGAATGACTTTACAAAGAGTGTTCCTAAAGGACCAATGAAAATCGCCACAGCGATTATGAGTCTGATGCTCCCCGATATGTCAGATATCAAGGGTGCAGAGTGTCCTAAAGCGCATTTTAAGAGAGTGGCTAATCATGTCTTTCAAAAATATGACCAGATCGTAGAGATACAAAACCCTAATAGCTTCGGTGCACAAGCTGGAGAATTTGTTGGAGAGATGATTGCCCTCGGAGGCATAGGAAAAGTCATCCGTGTTGCAGAGGGGATTTCCATCTTCGGTATGGCCTGCGAAGGAGGTTTTATTGGAGCCGTTGTTGCTGAAGCCCATGACACCAACAAAGTGGCTGGAGTGGCTTTTGGATTTATCGGAGGAGCCGGAACAGGAAAGGCCATAAAGCTTCTTTTCAGAACCCATGCACCAACACCCCTTATCGATCGCGCTTTGACCATTAGGCCTGAAGCCTTCAGCCAAGAGATCCGGTTCCTAAGGTCCGTTAATCAGCCAGCTTATCGCAGCGGCATCGGCAATCCAATGAATGAGATGATAGCCGTTCAGCCTAAGCTGCTGGTGGATCGAAATGTTAAGGTTATCAAACAGGTCAAAAATTTCTTAGGAAAAGAATCGAGAGCTTTTTATAATGAGGCTGGTGATATTGTTATTGAGTCGAAGGATGGATTGAGACAGTTTAGGATTGACATGTTACATACGCATCCACACAAAAACCCTCATTCTCATGTGATATTATATGAAACAAGCAAAAACAAAAAAATTAAATTAATAGATGAAAGAATATTCCCCAAGGGAGTTCAAGAGAAATGAATGTGCCAGAAAAGTTTAACATGGTTGAAGAATGTACCCAAAGTTATAGAGTAAAAAAGCTTGGTGAGAATGGGATAGAAATATTTATAAAAATACCGAAAAGGTTTGAAAGTTTATGGATGCATACGCTTTCTGATCTTGAGACAACAATGAAAGAAATAGAGTATTACGAAAAAGACGAATAGCCAATCCCCGAGGAAACAGCCGAGTATGAGATGAAAGAGCAATCGATGCAGAGCCCGGGAATGGCAAGCACTGCTCAGTGTTTCCTACTAATACCAGTGGGAATAATAGCTATATTTCTTTTCTTGAAAGAGGAAAAGCAAGAGTTATTTCTATTAGCGACATGAGTAAAGCTGGTCAGCTGTCTGATAAAGGAAAAGAAGGTATTGTAGTGCTCCCCATTAAGCAAGCAAAAAAACTGTGAGTATTTTATTTTGTCTTTGCTGTTTATGACAGCTTCACTTTTTTTCTATTGAGGGGGAACGTTATCATGCTACCTCTTGCTTACTAAAATTCTCTTCTGCCCACTCTGGAGATCTGTATCCTAGAGCAGAGTGAAGATAAGTCCGATTATAATTTTCTACCCATTCACTTAGTGCATCCTCTACTTGCTTCACCCCTTTCCATTCCTTGATCCAAAAGAGCTCTTCTTTCAACGTTCGGATGCTTCTTTCTGTTTCAGCGTTTCCTTTAGGATTGTTATAGCTTGTAAATATTTGATTTATTCCCAGGGTGTTACAGGTTTTCATAAACCGTGTTGACGTTGGCTGGCAACCATTGTCAGATACAAGGTTAAGCTCTTTGCCCAACACTCCTTCAGGATATTGCTTTGATAACCCTTCATCCAAGGCTTCTAGCCAGTCTTCTGTTTTTGAGACTAGTCCTACCTGTTTTCCAACGATCTTTTTACTGTACCAGTCCAACACAACTACAACATACACCCAACCGATTTCAGTTTTGATCTTTGTCATATCGATTCCCCAGATTTCGTTAGGTTTTTTCGCCTGTGGCTTTGGCCTTAAAGAGCCTCTTTTGGCTCTCAGCTTTGTCTCTTTATTTACCAGTAAGTTATTCTTCTTCATTATGTTGTAAACTCTCTTCTTGTTTACAACTATTTGATCTACATACGTAAGATGAGCCCAGATCCTTCGATAACCCCAGAATGGATGCTCTTTTTTCAGCTCTTCCATTCGCTTCAAGATCGGCTTGTTTCTCTCGATGACAGCTATGGAGGTTTTTCTTCTCATAGCAACTCTTCTTCGGTTTTTTTTAACTCGAGCGTTAACCCTCCTATAAGAGCTTTAAGTTTCTGATTCTCACATTTTAATCTTTCTTCCCGAGAGGTTGGCTTTTTTGCTTCAAAAGGTTTGTCAAGATTAGATAAAAACTGCTCTCTCCACTGATAGTATTGGGCTTGGCTAATCTGATAATCATTGCAGATTTCGGCAACTTTTCTCCCTTTAATCCCCTCTAGAATTGCTCGGGCTTTGGTTCTCCCATCCCATTTTCTTGGTTTCATAAACTCGTCTCCTTATTGTTTTTTTGACCAGTTTACTCTACGTTTTCCTTTATTGTCTTAATGGGGAGCAGTATAACTCATTAAGTTTCTATTCAGAGCTCAGGTACCCCAACCTCTTATCGATCGCGCCTTGACCATCAGGCCTGAAGCCATCGAGGCCATGCAACAGCCATTCTATAGGAGTGGGTTCGTTACCGATAAGACTGTTGCAAGGTTGGCTGAAAGGAATGTTAGTACGATAACACCAAAATTTAGAGCTGGGTACTGTGGACCTTCAGTATGTGAATCTTTGACTTCAAGACATTTTAGCCAGTATCAGGTATATGGTAATGTCAATCGTAAGTTTTTAGAAAATGGAAGAACTAGATATTATGATATAATAAAGCCTCCAAGGTTAGAGGGGAATATGATCGGTACTAGAAGAGTTCGGGAGTGGGACCCTAGAACGGGGGTAAAAAGGACGTGGCTTGAAACAATTGATATAGCTAAAATATTTCGTTTTAGTTATAATTTTTTGAATGACATATTCGCTAGATTTTAGAAAAAAAGTTCTATCAATCCGAAGCAAAGAAAAATTAAGCTTTGCCCAAGTAGCAAAACGCTTTGGAGTAAGTGTAAATAGTGTGTTTCTCTGGTCTAAGAGGTTAGAGCCGAGGCGCACTAAAATCAGACCTGCAATAAAGATTGATAGAGAGATCTTGATGGAGGATATCAAGAAATACCCTGATGCCTTCAACTATGAACGAGCACATCGTCTCAACGTAAGCACTTCAGGCATTCGGTGTGCCATGAAGAGGTTAAGAATTAGCTATAAAAAAAACTCTCAACCATCCCAAGGCCTGCGAAACAAAAAGACAAATCTTTCAAGGAAAAATCGCAGAATATAAACGTTTGGGAAAGCCAATTGTATATATTGATGAAAGCGGGTTTGCCCATGATATGCCCCGCACCCACGGTTACTCCAAAATAGGACAGCGATGTTTTGGTACTCATGATTGGGGAGCAAAAGGAAGAACAAATGCAATAGAGGCATTACTTGGAACAAGCCTCGAAGATTCCTGAAGGAAGGCATGCAGTTATTGTGCTGGATAGAGCTGCTTGGCATGCAACAAAGCGACTTAAAAGGTTTAGCAACATAAGCCTTCTACCGCTTCCTCCGGTTTCGCCAGAGTTGAATCCAACAGAACAAGTATGGCAAACGCTTCAAGATGAACATCTAGCGAATCGCTGTTATGAAGATTATGATGCGATTACAATGGCCTGCTGCGATGCATGGAATGCATTTGTTGACACTCCAACCAGAGTGAGAAGGCTCTGCTCAAGACCGTGGGCTATTTTATGACGTTATTTTTTACGAATGGTATAAATACTGGTATGGTTATAAGCAGCATACCAGTGTAGACATGCAGACAGGTCTTATCAATAAGGTTGCGATTACTCCGGCTAATATTACAGATGCCTCAGGTTTCAAACACGTCTGTCCCTCTCAGGGAGCTAGCTATATGGACAAGGGCTATTGTGTAAGTCCCGCGCCCAGAATAGCTAAGGCAAAGGGGGTACATCTAAGCGCTATCAAAAAGAATAACATGAAGGGCAAAAATAAAGATCAGGATCGGTGGTACAGTTCCGTGAGGGCCCCTCATGAGCGGGTCTTTTCGCAAATAGAGAAACGAGTGCGGTATCGAGGAATCGCGAAAAATCAATTTTCAAGTTTTATGCAAGCTATTTGTTACAATCTGAAGAGGCTCGCGGTTCTAGATCCCCCAAATTTGTGTCTCTCCTAGGGAGAGGTGTGTCCAAATGGACGGAATTTTCCATTTCTAAACACTTACAAACTACAAAACCTATCAAAAAGCACCTGTTTTTTCGAACTCAAAAGTTTTACATCCTGAAACTTCTGAGTCTCTTTGGTTCTAAACAGTCTCGATATGATAGAGAAGAGATCTTGTCAATAAGCTGTAGTTTAGTTTTCGAGAATTAAGTGGCTTGTGAAGTGTCAAAAAGAATTATAACAAAAAAAGACCCCAGTTGAATAATTGGGGTCTTAGTGTTCCTAGTTCTAACTAATGGGGGATTCTAGCCAGCTTTGCCCATTAGGATTTCACCTTGAACTCTAATAAGTTGCTTTGCTGTATCAGCCGCGTTATCAACAGCCTGCTTATCAGAAGTCTGTTGTTGTGAGCCATTTTGATATTCAGAGGTATGGGTCTGAACTTCATGTTGGAATAGAGATTCCTTAACTCCAAGGTTGTATTGCTCAGCAGATGTCATAGACTGTGCGTAGGAGTTACCGCCACTTGCTAGTTGTGGTGCAATTTTCTCCAAGCTGCTAATACCACCTTTTACCTTTTCAGCATTGTTTAGAAATGCCCCAACATTAGTGAGGGCTTGGGCGCCAGGCAACCTTTGAAAACCACCTGCAGCTGTGAATCCACTAGCTAAGGTTTTGTCCAGCCCTAAACTCACACCAGCGTGGGCAAAATAGTGGATGAATCCCCCCATTTGACCAAGCATTAGCCATTTTTGGTTGCCTTGAGCATTATCCATGGAATTTTGGTTATTTTCAGATTGTTTGTCAGAGAGGGCTTTCCATTCTTTTTTGAGAAGCTTATTTGTTTCCTTGCTTGATTCTGAAGTCTCCCTGAGTGTTTCCATTACAATCTTCATGATCTTAAAGGTTGTGATCATACTGTTTTTTGCTTTAGGGGCCGAAGCTCCATGCATTTTTTGAGCATCAGCTTTTGCCACCTCCATTAGGGCATCTTTTACACTACTAAAGTGCGTCTGAGTGGCTGCATCAAGGGCCAGCTCCTTGACTTTCTCTTCATCTCTTTCAACCGACTCAAAGCCGACTGATTGAATGGCGTTTTCGCCGATAGCTTCAGTACTAGACATGGGTTATCCTCCTATGACAAATTAAGCTTTTGATCCTAGCGCAATGCGAGATTTAACCTCGTTTTCAGTGTGCAGGGCTTTAGTTGCTGCTCCAAGAAGATCGGAACTTTCTTTAGAGGATTTGAGCTCTCCAACAACTTTCCGCATCGTTGTCTCGTTATCTTCTCGTTGATACTGCAGTTTAATATTTTTTGCGTTCATCCCAAATTGATTTGCTTTGGTTTGAATTCCTTTTCGACTAATCAGTAGTTCTGATACCTTCATTGTGGCATTACTTGAGGTGGCTAAAACCTTGGGAATACTTCCAAGAGCAGCCATGCCTTGAGCCATGCCCCATCCTGAGACAAGAGCTCCACCAAGACCTACGATTGGTGTATACGTATTATCTTTAAAATATTTTCCAGCAAGTTTTGCACTTAATGAAATTGCACTTCCCGCCAGCATTTGGTACCCAGCTACAGCTGAAGTGCCTCCGGTTGTAAAGCTCGCACCAACAAGAGTGGCACCACCGATAATTCCGGTGGCAATCCCAAAATACTCGAGCATTTCTGCGCGGTAGGACCAGGTTTCCATATCTTTTCGATTGCGGATTTGTTCCATCACAAGCGCAAACTGTTTCTTACGGATCTCTTCTAAACTGTCGCTTGTTGCACTGAAGACTTCAAGCTGACCCGACTGGCTCATGGTTTGGTAATCAGTGATCATCCCAATCAGTTTTGCAAGGATTGCTCCTCCTTGTTTTGGAAGGTGCGCAAGCTCATCTTTGTCCTTCTGAGAGGAACCTCTTGCATTGACTCGATGGTGGTAACCAATTAAAGGCTCTGTTTCCCTTGGAGATGCTTTAGATGTTTCAGCTCGAACCCGAGGATTGGTTAATGGCGCATCTTCTGTTTCACGATGCTTAGCCATTTTGGTGTTTTCCTTCTCACGACCCCAAGGAATCCACCCTGTTAGCCAGCTTTCCTTTGGAGCTTCTGTTTGGGTAGATTTTGCTGCTACCCACTCTGGTTGAGGAAGAGCTGGTTTTCTCTCTTTCTTTTCGCGCGGGGCGGTGAAAGCAGGCTGATCAAAGCTCACTTCAACTTCTTCTTCGGGCAGGGGAAGAGTTTTCTTGATCTCAGGGAAGAGTTCTGTAGATTTCTCAGCTTTAGAAGGTTTTAGAAGATCTAGAGCATTCTGATTTTCAATAGATCTCTTCTTGAGAGGGGAGTTGTACCACAAGTCCTGCTCATAAGTAGGTTTATTGGTGACGAAAAGAGGGCTTTCTACTCGTGCTTCAGCCATCCATTAGGCTCCTTTTTGTTCTTCTTGTTTCCAAGAAGCATCTAATTCTTCTAACTTTGTCAGAAGGTGGGAATGTTCAGCTTTCAGATAGCTTTTGCAAGCATCCACTGCTTTCCTTCCTTCGACTTCATTTCCAAGAGCAAGATAACACTCTGCGGCATGCAGGTGGGGAATAGGATCGTGTTCATTTAAGATCGATGCTATAGCCCAGGCTTTCAAGGCTTCTTGGTAATCTTTTTCCATCTGCCAGCAGGCTCCAAGCCCCATCCAATTCCTTTGAGAAAGGGATTCATGGCTTGCAAGACGTTGAAAGACGCGGATTGCCTCCTCATAGTCACCAACCTGATATAGGGTATAGGCGACTGAGTAGAGAACACTCAGGTCTTCGCTTGAATAGTCTTTTGTGCGGTCCTTATGGAGCAGTGGGCCTAGATTTTCCATGGCCTGTTCTACTTTAGCTTTGTCCTGCGGCGATAACATTACATTCCTCTAGAGGCTTGTGCAAGTCTTCCTAAGTGTTGCGTGTGGGACTTCTGGCTTTCATTTAGGCAGTT
The window above is part of the Candidatus Neptunochlamydia sp. REUL1 genome. Proteins encoded here:
- a CDS encoding transposase, which codes for MFYEWYKYWYGYKQHTSVDMQTGLINKVAITPANITDASGFKHVCPSQGASYMDKGYCVSPAPRIAKAKGVHLSAIKKNNMKGKNKDQDRWYSSVRAPHERVFSQIEKRVRYRGIAKNQFSSFMQAICYNLKRLAVLDPPNLCLS
- a CDS encoding IS630 transposase-related protein, with translation MTYSLDFRKKVLSIRSKEKLSFAQVAKRFGVSVNSVFLWSKRLEPRRTKIRPAIKIDREILMEDIKKYPDAFNYERAHRLNVSTSGIRCAMKRLRISYKKNSQPSQGLRNKKTNLSRKNRRI
- a CDS encoding transposase, whose amino-acid sequence is MKPRKWDGRTKARAILEGIKGRKVAEICNDYQISQAQYYQWREQFLSNLDKPFEAKKPTSREERLKCENQKLKALIGGLTLELKKTEEELL
- a CDS encoding transposase, which gives rise to MEQASKIPEGRHAVIVLDRAAWHATKRLKRFSNISLLPLPPVSPELNPTEQVWQTLQDEHLANRCYEDYDAITMACCDAWNAFVDTPTRVRRLCSRPWAIL
- a CDS encoding SycD/LcrH family type III secretion system chaperone encodes the protein MLSPQDKAKVEQAMENLGPLLHKDRTKDYSSEDLSVLYSVAYTLYQVGDYEEAIRVFQRLASHESLSQRNWMGLGACWQMEKDYQEALKAWAIASILNEHDPIPHLHAAECYLALGNEVEGRKAVDACKSYLKAEHSHLLTKLEELDASWKQEEQKGA
- a CDS encoding IS3 family transposase; translated protein: MRRKTSIAVIERNKPILKRMEELKKEHPFWGYRRIWAHLTYVDQIVVNKKRVYNIMKKNNLLVNKETKLRAKRGSLRPKPQAKKPNEIWGIDMTKIKTEIGWVYVVVVLDWYSKKIVGKQVGLVSKTEDWLEALDEGLSKQYPEGVLGKELNLVSDNGCQPTSTRFMKTCNTLGINQIFTSYNNPKGNAETERSIRTLKEELFWIKEWKGVKQVEDALSEWVENYNRTYLHSALGYRSPEWAEENFSKQEVA
- a CDS encoding transposase, whose product is MVLNSLIFGAICSVRDEAVGLVMPAVNTEAMLVHLEHISMKIPEGRHAFIVLDRAAWHTTKRLKRFSNISLLPLPPVSPELNPTEQVWQTLRDEHLANRCYEDYDAITMACCDAWNAFVDTPTRVRRLCSRPWAIL